A genomic segment from Orrella daihaiensis encodes:
- a CDS encoding aspartate carbamoyltransferase catalytic subunit, which yields MRNPQLNRHGELTHLITTEGIPRDILTHILDTAQTFVPLAERDVKKVPLLRGKSVFNLFFENSTRTRTTFEIAATRLSADVFNLNINVSSASKGETLLDTIANLSAMQADIFVVRHEASGAPYLIAKHVAPDVHVINAGDGRHAHPTQALLDMYTIRHFKQDFSNLTVAIVGDVLHSRVARSNIHALTTLGVAEVRAIGPLTLLPSGLEQMGVKTYTDMAQGLRDVDVIIMLRLQNERMRGALLPSSHEYFKHYGLTPQKLAIAKPDAIVMHPGPMNRGVEIDSAVADGSQSVILNQVTFGIAVRMAVMSIVAGASS from the coding sequence ATGCGTAACCCTCAGTTAAATCGCCACGGTGAGTTGACACATTTGATCACCACCGAAGGCATTCCACGCGATATTCTGACTCACATTCTGGATACGGCTCAAACATTTGTGCCGCTCGCGGAACGTGATGTCAAAAAAGTACCCCTGTTGCGCGGCAAGAGTGTTTTTAATTTGTTTTTTGAGAACTCCACCCGCACCCGTACCACTTTCGAGATTGCGGCTACGCGGCTATCAGCTGATGTCTTTAATCTGAACATCAACGTATCCTCTGCCTCCAAGGGCGAGACGCTGCTTGATACCATCGCCAACCTCTCAGCGATGCAGGCTGATATTTTTGTGGTGCGTCACGAGGCAAGTGGTGCACCTTACCTGATTGCCAAGCACGTGGCGCCCGATGTGCATGTCATTAATGCGGGTGACGGCCGACATGCGCATCCGACGCAAGCACTGCTTGACATGTACACGATTCGGCATTTCAAGCAGGACTTTTCCAATCTCACCGTGGCGATTGTGGGCGATGTTTTGCATTCACGAGTGGCGCGCTCCAATATTCACGCGTTGACCACACTAGGTGTGGCAGAGGTGCGTGCAATCGGGCCGCTAACGCTTCTTCCTAGTGGTCTTGAGCAAATGGGTGTGAAGACTTACACCGATATGGCGCAGGGCCTGCGCGATGTGGATGTGATCATCATGCTTCGCCTGCAAAACGAGCGCATGCGCGGCGCGTTACTGCCGTCCTCACATGAGTATTTCAAACACTATGGGCTAACCCCACAAAAGCTTGCCATTGCCAAGCCAGATGCGATCGTGATGCATCCAGGGCCCATGAACCGAGGTGTTGAAATAGATTCTGCGGTGGCTGATGGTTCTCAGTCGGTGATTCTGAATCAGGTGACGTTCGGAATCGCAGTTCGTATGGCCGTTATGAGTATTGTGGCGGGAGCATCATCGTGA
- a CDS encoding TonB family protein — protein sequence MKILTPLVRWFTAPEQNALRWGVALSLLVHGLVLAWQPHIMSPIANRPTALDVVLVNTFSEQIPLTPQVIAQDNLEGGGEVADQRIASNPMPRVGIEDEDISLVELTRQRRQLEAEQQQLLKQLLSIWNARPNQLQSDASEDALISGTDEVDQQALEQNSRIAAILDQIERYNERPRRYYDAPSAIANPFAGYVDAWRLRVEQTGSQHYPTSAGQRPRGDLQASVTINANGSVAEIVIDRPAADARLNQAVKRIIELAQPFPPFPEQLAAEVDQLVITRTWRFTPGLLTTQVP from the coding sequence ATGAAAATCCTGACACCACTGGTTCGATGGTTTACCGCCCCTGAGCAAAACGCGTTGCGTTGGGGTGTGGCACTGTCGTTGCTGGTTCACGGCCTGGTATTGGCATGGCAGCCTCACATCATGTCTCCTATCGCAAACAGGCCCACCGCGCTCGATGTGGTGCTGGTCAATACGTTCAGTGAACAAATACCCCTAACACCCCAAGTCATCGCCCAAGACAACCTCGAGGGCGGTGGCGAGGTTGCCGACCAACGCATTGCCAGCAACCCGATGCCGCGCGTGGGCATCGAGGACGAAGACATTTCGTTAGTAGAGCTAACCCGTCAGCGCAGGCAACTTGAGGCCGAACAACAACAATTGCTCAAGCAGTTACTGAGCATTTGGAATGCACGTCCGAACCAACTCCAAAGTGATGCGTCTGAGGATGCCCTCATATCGGGGACGGATGAGGTTGACCAGCAGGCGCTCGAACAAAACTCTAGAATCGCTGCCATTCTGGATCAAATTGAACGCTATAACGAGCGACCACGACGCTACTACGATGCCCCATCGGCCATTGCCAATCCATTTGCCGGCTATGTCGATGCCTGGCGTTTACGCGTGGAACAAACTGGCAGCCAGCACTACCCGACGAGTGCAGGGCAGCGTCCACGCGGTGATTTACAGGCCAGCGTGACGATCAATGCGAATGGCAGCGTGGCCGAGATTGTGATTGACAGACCGGCGGCTGACGCACGACTTAACCAGGCTGTGAAACGTATTATTGAACTGGCACAGCCATTTCCACCATTTCCCGAGCAATTAGCCGCTGAAGTCGATCAATTGGTGATTACTCGAACCTGGCGTTTCACGCCAGGACTTTTGACAACACAGGTTCCATAA
- the aroE gene encoding shikimate dehydrogenase translates to MTKQPILRFAVIGHPVAHSRSPDIHAAFAAEVGVNLIYDRLDCEPHEFETRVQKFFDSGGTGLNVTVPFKERAWQLARQNLSERAQQAGAVNTLWMANGQLHGCNTDGVGLINDLKRLSMPIKDARILLIGAGGAARGVIGPLLEADCQHLLVVNRTAARADELVDDWLATHAHDSTRLSANSLSALGQANLHHSKDFDLIVNATASSLQGDPLPLPASLFGPSVAAYDMMYGRGLTTFLRQANEAGSTELADGLGMLVGQAAESFRIWLSKSPNVEPVITEIRAQLESAVR, encoded by the coding sequence ATGACCAAGCAGCCCATCTTGAGATTCGCCGTGATCGGTCACCCCGTGGCTCACAGTCGGTCGCCCGATATTCATGCTGCCTTCGCGGCTGAAGTTGGCGTCAACCTGATCTACGACCGTCTTGATTGTGAGCCGCACGAGTTTGAAACCCGCGTACAAAAGTTCTTTGATTCAGGCGGTACAGGACTGAATGTCACCGTGCCGTTCAAAGAACGTGCGTGGCAACTTGCCAGACAAAATTTGAGCGAACGGGCGCAACAAGCCGGTGCGGTCAACACATTGTGGATGGCCAATGGTCAATTGCATGGCTGCAACACCGATGGTGTGGGACTGATCAATGACTTAAAACGCTTATCGATGCCAATCAAAGACGCCAGAATTTTATTGATAGGGGCAGGAGGCGCCGCCCGTGGCGTGATCGGGCCGTTGTTGGAGGCAGACTGTCAGCACCTTCTGGTCGTCAATCGAACAGCGGCGCGCGCTGACGAACTGGTCGATGACTGGCTCGCAACGCACGCACACGACTCAACTCGTCTATCGGCAAATAGCTTGTCAGCGCTTGGCCAGGCAAACCTCCATCACTCAAAAGACTTTGACCTTATCGTGAATGCCACGGCAAGCAGCCTGCAGGGCGATCCATTGCCTTTGCCTGCCAGCCTGTTCGGGCCGTCGGTCGCAGCATACGACATGATGTATGGCCGTGGCTTGACTACCTTTTTAAGGCAGGCCAATGAGGCCGGCAGCACCGAGTTGGCAGATGGACTAGGCATGTTGGTTGGGCAAGCTGCTGAGAGCTTTCGGATCTGGTTATCGAAATCGCCCAATGTTGAGCCAGTCATTACAGAGATTCGTGCCCAACTTGAATCGGCAGTCCGTTAA
- a CDS encoding dihydroorotase: MRLHIKNARLLDPATGMDQQSDLWVAGGRIAAIGQAPSGFEVQQTLDYGGLCLMPGLIDLAVRLREPGHEYRATLESELKAAMAGGITSLVLPPDTDPPLDEPGLIEMLKHRARQLDQVNLYPLGAMTVGLKGQVITEMAELSEAGCIGFAQADEPIVDTAVMLRAMQYARSFGFTLWLRPIDPWLSKGVVASGAYAARLGLSGVPVQSETIALHTLFELQRSVGVKLHICRISSAAGVELIRQAKAQGLPVTCDTTVNHAHLTDVDIGYYDTHYRLDPPLRTQRDREALRQALADGTVDALCSDHTPVDDDGKQMPFAEAESGATGLELLLSLAIKWAREDNIPLTQALARVTSGPAAVLRTCSQAMPPVGSLVVGAPADFCVVNLDDHWIVARQSLVSQSRHTPFLGMELPGRVQATIMRGRVVWERAG; this comes from the coding sequence GTGAGATTGCATATCAAAAACGCCCGCTTGCTTGACCCAGCCACAGGCATGGACCAACAGTCAGATCTTTGGGTTGCCGGGGGTCGAATTGCAGCGATCGGCCAAGCCCCGTCAGGGTTTGAAGTTCAGCAGACATTGGATTATGGTGGCTTGTGCCTGATGCCGGGTTTGATTGACCTCGCGGTTCGACTCAGAGAGCCAGGTCATGAGTACCGCGCCACGCTGGAGTCCGAATTGAAGGCAGCCATGGCTGGCGGCATTACCAGCCTGGTATTGCCGCCAGACACGGATCCGCCGCTTGATGAGCCTGGCCTGATCGAGATGTTAAAACACCGGGCTCGTCAGCTCGACCAGGTCAATCTGTATCCTTTGGGTGCCATGACGGTAGGTCTGAAAGGACAGGTCATCACCGAGATGGCTGAGCTCTCTGAGGCGGGTTGTATCGGGTTCGCCCAAGCCGATGAGCCAATCGTAGACACTGCTGTGATGTTGCGAGCCATGCAGTATGCGCGTTCGTTTGGTTTTACGCTTTGGTTGCGTCCGATTGACCCATGGCTTTCGAAGGGTGTGGTGGCTAGCGGTGCTTATGCAGCTCGGCTCGGACTCTCGGGCGTACCGGTGCAATCGGAGACGATTGCGTTGCATACGCTATTTGAATTGCAGCGAAGCGTGGGTGTGAAGTTACATATCTGTCGCATCAGTTCCGCAGCAGGTGTGGAACTCATTCGCCAAGCCAAGGCCCAAGGTCTGCCAGTGACTTGCGACACCACAGTCAATCATGCACATCTGACCGATGTGGATATCGGCTACTACGACACCCATTATCGGTTGGATCCACCATTGCGAACTCAACGCGACCGCGAGGCTTTGCGCCAAGCGCTAGCCGATGGTACGGTCGATGCGTTGTGCTCGGACCATACACCCGTTGATGACGATGGCAAACAGATGCCTTTCGCAGAGGCAGAGTCTGGTGCTACTGGCTTGGAGCTTTTATTGAGCCTGGCCATCAAGTGGGCGCGGGAGGACAACATACCGCTGACCCAGGCGCTGGCGCGGGTCACCTCAGGACCTGCTGCTGTGTTGCGCACCTGCTCACAGGCCATGCCGCCGGTGGGTTCTTTGGTGGTGGGCGCACCCGCAGATTTTTGCGTGGTTAACCTTGATGATCACTGGATTGTGGCCAGGCAATCGCTGGTCAGCCAAAGTCGGCACACGCCCTTTCTTGGCATGGAGTTGCCTGGCCGGGTTCAAGCCACCATCATGCGTGGCCGCGTGGTCTGGGAGCGAGCCGGGTGA
- a CDS encoding symmetrical bis(5'-nucleosyl)-tetraphosphatase: MSAPDIWMIGDIQGCYAPLDALLSQPTIADNPQARFWFAGDLVNRGPSSLQTLRRLMSLEDRSVFLLGNHDLHLLAVAAGIRAPGKNDTFHEVLTAPDAGDIIHWLRHRKLAHFELDHLMVHAGVLPKWTVKKTLSLAAEVEQALRSDNWAKSLQKMYGNEPTRWKEGHTGTKRLRVIINALTRLRMCNPKGHMMLAVKSSPKDRTDDLIPWFDMPGRATSDVTVVFGHWSTLGLLNRPDVICLDTGCVWGGHLSAMRLQDRRLLQVACHQELDPLAASLVP, from the coding sequence ATGAGCGCGCCCGATATCTGGATGATTGGTGATATCCAGGGTTGCTATGCGCCACTGGACGCGTTGCTTTCGCAGCCGACCATCGCAGACAATCCTCAGGCGCGTTTCTGGTTTGCTGGCGACCTGGTTAATCGCGGTCCAAGCTCATTACAGACGCTCAGACGACTGATGTCACTCGAAGACCGTAGCGTCTTCCTGCTCGGCAACCACGACTTGCATTTGTTAGCGGTTGCTGCGGGTATTCGGGCCCCTGGTAAAAACGATACGTTTCATGAGGTCCTGACCGCACCGGACGCGGGCGACATTATTCATTGGTTGCGCCATCGTAAACTTGCCCATTTTGAGCTCGATCATCTGATGGTTCACGCCGGGGTTTTACCCAAATGGACCGTCAAAAAAACGCTATCACTTGCTGCAGAAGTAGAGCAGGCACTTCGCAGTGACAACTGGGCCAAGTCATTGCAAAAAATGTACGGTAACGAGCCCACGCGCTGGAAAGAAGGCCACACGGGCACCAAACGCCTGCGGGTGATCATCAATGCATTGACGCGATTACGCATGTGCAACCCCAAGGGCCACATGATGCTTGCGGTCAAATCTTCACCCAAGGATCGTACCGACGATTTGATTCCTTGGTTTGATATGCCAGGCCGCGCAACAAGCGATGTCACCGTTGTATTTGGTCACTGGTCAACGCTGGGACTGCTGAACCGGCCAGATGTCATCTGCTTGGATACGGGTTGCGTCTGGGGTGGTCATTTATCAGCTATGCGCCTGCAAGATCGCCGATTGCTGCAAGTCGCCTGCCATCAAGAGTTGGACCCCCTGGCCGCATCACTCGTGCCGTGA
- the lptG gene encoding LPS export ABC transporter permease LptG: MSTARNYIAKELYRATFVVMLALIGLFSFFTLVDQLDRVSERLSLKSLLYIELLALPTRTYELLPIGVLIGAVLALAGLAQRNELVILRVSGVSATRLLGMLWMACVPIIALAIILSEYMTPAAEIRYSEANLVLRGKVEGGRLISGYWFREPTAQGGSRVLNIGELLSSGEVANLTIYEMGADDRLTLLSQAQRGVFEGDKLRLFNVSDNIIDDNALQALADGLPASEPLMIVQTEPTRLLTTSLTPARLVARIATPEKMSLLTLWDYIDFLQSNNQDATRQIVAVWRKIAYPFTLLVMLTIAAPIAYMQTRRGGIGAKVFAGILTGTVFFMLGQLTLNMGMLYQWPPVVTALAPNVIAFVLAFGTLLAMERRFKWPRKTVRAPTNSAGGMA; the protein is encoded by the coding sequence ATGTCGACTGCTCGCAACTACATAGCTAAAGAGCTTTACCGCGCCACATTCGTGGTCATGCTTGCACTTATCGGTTTGTTTTCTTTTTTTACGCTGGTGGACCAGCTCGACAGGGTCAGCGAGCGTTTATCGTTGAAATCATTACTTTATATAGAGTTACTTGCTTTACCGACGCGAACCTATGAGTTGTTGCCGATCGGCGTATTAATTGGTGCTGTACTTGCACTCGCGGGCTTGGCGCAACGCAATGAACTGGTGATTCTGCGGGTCTCTGGCGTCAGTGCCACCCGACTGCTGGGCATGCTCTGGATGGCATGCGTCCCAATCATCGCGCTGGCCATCATCTTGTCAGAGTACATGACTCCGGCCGCCGAGATTCGCTACAGCGAAGCCAACCTTGTTTTACGAGGCAAAGTCGAGGGTGGACGCCTGATCAGTGGCTACTGGTTTCGCGAGCCCACTGCCCAAGGCGGCTCGCGTGTTCTGAACATCGGTGAACTACTAAGTTCTGGCGAAGTGGCTAACCTGACCATCTATGAAATGGGAGCAGATGATCGCCTCACTCTACTTTCCCAGGCGCAGCGAGGAGTGTTTGAAGGCGACAAACTGCGGCTTTTTAATGTTTCGGACAACATCATTGATGACAACGCCCTGCAAGCGCTCGCTGATGGGCTACCAGCCTCAGAGCCGCTGATGATCGTCCAGACCGAGCCGACCCGCCTGCTGACTACCTCGTTAACGCCAGCAAGACTCGTGGCTAGGATTGCCACCCCAGAAAAGATGTCATTACTGACGCTGTGGGACTATATCGACTTTTTGCAGTCCAACAATCAAGACGCCACCCGCCAGATTGTGGCGGTATGGCGCAAAATCGCCTACCCTTTTACGTTGTTGGTCATGCTCACCATTGCAGCCCCAATTGCCTATATGCAAACGCGCCGTGGCGGTATTGGCGCCAAGGTATTTGCAGGTATCTTGACTGGCACCGTTTTCTTTATGCTCGGTCAGCTCACCTTGAATATGGGTATGCTTTACCAATGGCCACCGGTTGTCACAGCGCTTGCGCCCAATGTGATTGCGTTTGTATTGGCATTTGGGACGCTACTGGCCATGGAAAGGCGCTTCAAATGGCCTAGAAAAACGGTTCGCGCGCCCACCAACAGCGCGGGAGGCATGGCATGA
- a CDS encoding ribonuclease catalytic domain-containing protein — protein MFVLYEDSGSFKVGLIKSETDASLQVEASSGKRSKIKRSSCILTFESPDADELLRQAPINAAEIDPAFLWEVAPQDEFEVSDLANDYYGHTPTALETATLLWCVHDAPIYFHRRGKGKYRAAPPEILQAALAAQEKKRALAEQQAHWASELIRGELPDEIAQVALSLVTRPDKNTQAYKAVEQASQQSGLTIEALLLKCGAWPDALSLHRGKFLTMHFPKGTGFAEVASLPAHDDLPLADVTAYSVDDISTTEIDDAISVHALEGGWLRVGIHVAAPALGIARNSDLDQIARARMSTVYTPGEKIPMQPDEVIDHYSLVAGQAVPALSLYVEVHPDTAEIRSHHTRVERLMVTSNLRHNELDHEITLEALADDAKSFPYDQWVRPLWTLTLALSAQRDQRRGKPESNNRVDYNFYLDGAAHDPDTPVRIEPRMRNAPLDRIVAEFMILANRLWAEQLATHHLPGVFRSQQAGRVRMSTHALPHEAIGVEYYAWCTSPLRRYVDLVNQRQLLALAEHGVSAPLVAPYQPREDDLFAIIGGFEAQYGAWSDYQRQMERYWCLRWLDQQQVSCCQASVMRDNLVRLVDIPLTIEISGLPELERGAQITIEITDTDELNLTVQARYVTHVT, from the coding sequence ATGTTTGTGTTGTACGAAGACAGCGGCAGCTTTAAGGTTGGCCTGATCAAGTCGGAAACCGATGCTAGCCTGCAAGTCGAGGCCTCTTCTGGCAAGCGCAGCAAAATCAAACGCTCTAGTTGCATCCTGACATTCGAATCCCCCGATGCGGATGAATTATTGCGACAGGCACCCATCAACGCCGCGGAGATCGACCCCGCATTTCTGTGGGAAGTTGCGCCGCAAGATGAGTTCGAAGTCTCTGACCTTGCCAACGACTATTACGGTCATACTCCCACGGCGCTCGAAACCGCAACGCTCCTATGGTGTGTGCATGACGCACCGATTTATTTTCATCGGCGTGGCAAAGGGAAATACCGTGCTGCCCCACCCGAGATCTTGCAAGCTGCACTGGCTGCCCAAGAGAAAAAGCGTGCGTTAGCAGAGCAACAAGCTCATTGGGCCAGCGAATTGATCCGTGGTGAACTGCCCGATGAAATCGCTCAGGTAGCTTTGTCACTGGTCACACGACCTGACAAGAACACCCAGGCCTACAAAGCAGTCGAGCAGGCCAGTCAGCAAAGCGGTCTGACAATCGAGGCACTGCTACTTAAATGCGGTGCGTGGCCTGATGCGCTCAGTCTGCACCGCGGCAAGTTTTTAACCATGCATTTTCCCAAAGGCACGGGATTTGCTGAAGTAGCGAGCCTGCCAGCGCATGATGATTTACCGCTTGCTGACGTTACTGCTTACTCCGTTGACGACATTTCCACAACAGAGATAGACGATGCAATTTCGGTACACGCTCTCGAAGGCGGTTGGTTACGCGTAGGCATTCATGTGGCAGCACCCGCACTTGGGATTGCGCGAAACAGTGACTTAGACCAAATCGCCAGAGCGCGCATGTCAACTGTCTACACCCCCGGTGAAAAAATCCCGATGCAACCGGATGAGGTCATTGATCATTACTCACTGGTTGCCGGTCAGGCTGTACCCGCCCTGTCACTTTACGTTGAGGTGCATCCCGACACGGCTGAGATTCGATCGCATCACACTCGCGTTGAGCGTTTGATGGTCACCAGTAACCTGCGTCACAACGAACTTGACCACGAGATCACACTCGAAGCACTCGCAGACGATGCCAAATCTTTTCCGTATGACCAATGGGTGCGCCCCCTGTGGACACTAACCTTGGCCCTGTCTGCCCAGCGCGATCAGCGGCGTGGCAAGCCCGAGTCAAACAACCGGGTTGACTACAACTTTTATCTCGACGGTGCAGCCCACGACCCGGACACCCCGGTACGAATCGAGCCGCGCATGCGCAATGCCCCGCTAGATCGCATCGTGGCTGAGTTCATGATTCTTGCCAACCGGCTCTGGGCTGAACAGCTCGCGACTCATCATTTGCCTGGGGTATTTCGTTCACAACAGGCCGGGCGGGTTCGCATGAGTACACATGCCCTGCCCCATGAGGCCATCGGCGTTGAATATTACGCCTGGTGCACCTCGCCATTGCGTCGTTATGTTGATTTGGTCAACCAGCGTCAGTTACTGGCGCTGGCTGAGCATGGCGTATCAGCCCCCTTGGTTGCACCCTATCAACCGCGCGAGGACGACCTGTTTGCCATCATCGGTGGATTCGAGGCGCAGTACGGTGCCTGGTCTGATTATCAGCGACAAATGGAACGGTACTGGTGCCTGCGCTGGCTCGATCAGCAACAGGTTAGCTGCTGCCAGGCAAGCGTGATGCGAGACAACCTGGTTCGGCTGGTTGATATTCCGCTGACGATAGAGATTAGTGGCTTGCCTGAGCTAGAACGTGGTGCTCAAATCACGATAGAAATCACCGATACTGATGAATTGAACCTGACTGTCCAAGCCCGTTATGTGACACATGTGACATAG
- a CDS encoding lysophospholipid acyltransferase family protein — translation MRVALFALRAPVVALWVLCGLLTIGLVFPWAGRSGRLGLKKHWSRVLLMLCGVRTRIQGDPVKTGPVLWAVNHVSWLDIFVLNVVRATAFVAKQEIRHWPIIGWLAAGADTIFIERGYRHAVHRAGQAMKLRFSRNQPVGLFPEGTTSEGFDVLNFYGNLFEPAREPDIAIQPVALRYYHRGERSALPAFVGEESLLQNLWRLLGTTGVSVELVFLPLIGTPDQAKPPRAELASHARQSIREVVLVNQA, via the coding sequence GTGAGGGTGGCATTGTTTGCACTCAGAGCGCCGGTCGTGGCGTTGTGGGTGCTGTGCGGTCTGCTGACGATCGGTCTGGTATTTCCTTGGGCAGGACGCTCAGGCAGGCTTGGCTTAAAGAAACACTGGTCCCGGGTCTTATTGATGTTGTGTGGGGTTCGTACCCGTATACAGGGTGATCCAGTTAAAACGGGTCCAGTCTTATGGGCAGTGAACCATGTCTCTTGGCTTGATATCTTCGTTTTGAATGTGGTGCGTGCTACCGCATTTGTTGCCAAGCAAGAAATTCGCCACTGGCCCATCATTGGTTGGCTAGCGGCGGGTGCGGACACGATTTTTATAGAGCGTGGTTATCGGCATGCTGTCCATCGCGCGGGTCAGGCCATGAAACTGCGTTTTAGCCGTAACCAGCCCGTGGGTCTTTTCCCGGAAGGGACTACCTCCGAGGGGTTTGATGTGCTGAACTTTTATGGCAACTTGTTTGAGCCAGCACGTGAACCGGATATCGCTATTCAGCCGGTGGCGTTGCGTTACTACCATCGCGGTGAGCGTAGTGCATTGCCCGCATTTGTCGGTGAGGAGTCTCTTCTTCAAAACCTCTGGCGTTTGCTCGGTACGACGGGCGTGAGTGTTGAGCTCGTATTCTTGCCTCTAATAGGCACACCTGATCAGGCTAAACCACCTCGTGCCGAGCTCGCTAGCCACGCCAGGCAGTCCATTCGTGAGGTTGTTCTGGTGAATCAGGCTTGA
- the pyrR gene encoding bifunctional pyr operon transcriptional regulator/uracil phosphoribosyltransferase PyrR has protein sequence MTPPAESTQALPAAEDLYLSLRLGVAALIKDLPADEVHLVGIHSGGAWLAQRLHRDLQMQTALGTLNISFYRDDFDRIGLHPQVEPSDIGFDVVGKHLVVVDDVLYTGRTIRGAMNELFDYGRPASIKLVVLIDRDQRELPICADFAAWRFEAAVADNLVLAQTETGEFTLHVESKEA, from the coding sequence ATGACACCGCCAGCTGAGTCAACCCAAGCGCTGCCCGCTGCCGAAGATCTTTATCTATCCTTGCGGCTAGGGGTGGCAGCGCTTATCAAGGACCTGCCCGCAGACGAGGTGCACCTCGTGGGCATTCACTCCGGCGGTGCCTGGCTTGCGCAACGGTTACATCGCGATCTGCAGATGCAAACCGCACTAGGTACGCTAAACATCAGTTTTTACCGCGATGACTTTGATCGTATTGGCTTGCATCCGCAAGTTGAGCCATCGGACATCGGCTTTGATGTGGTCGGTAAGCATTTGGTGGTAGTCGATGATGTGCTCTATACCGGTCGCACCATCCGAGGCGCCATGAATGAATTGTTTGACTATGGTCGCCCGGCATCGATCAAATTAGTCGTGCTGATCGATCGTGATCAACGCGAGCTGCCGATCTGTGCGGACTTTGCGGCCTGGCGGTTCGAGGCAGCGGTGGCTGATAACCTCGTCCTGGCTCAGACCGAGACGGGTGAATTTACACTGCACGTTGAATCCAAGGAAGCGTGA